In Mugil cephalus isolate CIBA_MC_2020 chromosome 11, CIBA_Mcephalus_1.1, whole genome shotgun sequence, the genomic window CAAGCATGTGAAAGCGCAGGACTTCCTGAACGACACAGAGGCCCTGGTGAACATTTCCAAGCGAATGAGGAAGGGGCAGTTGAAGGCCATGCTGCAGGGGGTGAGTAAAGAGACGGAAGCAATAAGTAGAAGCGCATTTATCCGCTTTTGGAGAAGAGAAGGGACTGCaaagttggggaaaaaatatgggaaaaacacagatttcaCATCATATAACAAAGTATTCAGTGCTACCTGTGTGAACatctaaaataacacaaatatctaaaataattaaatgttttctcccAGCTGCGTGGAGATGTGAATGCCTCACAGCTGGTGCAGAAGTTGTCCGGCCGTTTGCTTCGCAGCGTTTCTCTTGACAACCTGGACAAAGCGAACATCACCACACTGGACCAAGTTGAGAATAAAACCTGGAGTCTGCCACAGGTAACATCCCCGATTACACCCTCCCGTGCCAACAAACCCCATTGCTTCCATTCATTGTCAACAAATCCTGAAACAGCTACTTacattttagctgttttttgCTTAAAAAGTGTTGATATCTTTCCTCCTTTGGTGCATTTTCCTTAGGCAGCATTCCTGGCTACGAAGCTGCAAAAACTAAAGCAGCTTAAGTATAGGTGAGTCTATAGTTTTGGAAAATACTGTGTACTGTGATTTATCACTTAAAACGTGGATTATATTGGTCACGTTAAACACTCTGAAAGAACACCATCAAAAAagaagattattattataacctcaacataacaagacaaaacacaatgatCTTAATTCAGTACATAGATTGTATAGTGTTAAGATTCTCTGCATGGCCTTGTATGTACATTTTCGCCACTGGTTAATctgttgaaatttaaatttggtcAAACAGGAGGCTGCATTCAGTCCTTCAGGGCATAACCTGCAAGATGATTGACAACGCTGCCGACAGCGATGCACTGGACATAGCTCTGGCCATGACAGAGACACAAGAATGGCTCTCTAAATTTCAGGTAGATTAAGGCGCACCCAtaaagtaaacacaaactggCATCTGTAAATGCAACGTGTACGATGAATAGAAGCAGTAGCCTGACTGATGACCGATGTGTTTCCAGGCCGAATGCGCTGCTGAGAAGCTTTTTGAGACtttggagaaagagagaagcgACTTTTTTATAAACATCACCAAAGAGGAGCTGGATATGATTCCCACATTGTTACTTCTTCGCCTGTCGTAAGCAGACCGATGTCACTTTATCCtcttaagaagaagaagaagatctaTGACGAAATTTGACTGTCATGTGTAACTCATTATTCCAGGCCTTGGAAGGTGAAGGATTTACCCGACTCCGTGTGTCCTGTCTTCCTTAACAAGATGGAAATGGCCAATCTGAGCTCCCTGCCTCTTCGCTCCCCGTCCCGTCCAGCACTCACTCAGAGAGCTCTGCTTTGCCTGACCAATgtacacacaaggaaacacacgcacacaaacaaacaaacgggcGACAAATTATAGGGAAAGCATTGCATTTAGCCACTAAAACTGTACGAGTGAAGGGTGTCCCTTATTTGATGTTCTCTCTCTGGATGGGAAACCATGTAATCACCTGAAATCTAGTTTACTATGTCTGTACTGCAGGTTCTTTTGATAGTAACACATGTACAATGAGCTAGTGCATTGGCTTGGTTAATTTATCCGTTTAGCTCTAGATGTAATAATGATGGTTTACCACTTCAAATCATCTTGTCCTTACATTATCACCTGTCTGTACTTTCTGCCTATTAGTCACATAATGAGTTGGTCTTCACGGTCAGAAGCATCCTCTAATGTTTAACTGTGTCCTTGCAGGGGACAGATTTATCTGGGCTGACTACTGCGGATATGTTCAGGCTCGGCCCGCTATTGTGCGAGCTGCAGCCGTCCCAGCTGCGTCTCCTGGCCCCTGTCGTCCTCAACTCCAGCCTCCAGGCCATGGCGTCCTGCCAGCACATTCCTCAGCAGCACAGAGAAGCTCTAATTCAGCTGGTCAACCAGACCTTTGGGTAGGAAGTTCTCCCAGTGGCAGTAAAGAGTTATCACAGAGACAAGCACGAAAAAACAAAGAGTCTGATGCATTTTCCATCATCTGCAGGAATTCGTATGACTGGTCAGCAGAGACCGTGGAATCCCTGGgtccccttcttcttctggatGATAATGCCGTATCGGCTCTGCCTAACAAAGTGAATATCTACCTTCTCCCTTGGGTGTAGTCCAGAGTTCTGCACTACATTGCTCAAAACTGACTTGCCTTTTCatgtattttccttctttcGTTCAAACGTCTtccttctctgtgtttctgtcagccTTGGATGAAGGATGTCCTTTATTTCCTGAAGTCACGCCTGCCCCGTGCCTCAGACGCCCTCAAAAAGAAACTCTTTAAtctcaccacctccacctccgcctccaccGCAGCACGTAAAAAGAGACAAGGTGTGGGGaggtgtttttcatttatttgtgatgCTGCGTAAAAAGAATATGTACAACATTGTAGATTTATATTTCTCACttgctctgtttgtctgtatttggGCCTCACTCAGCTAACACTGGCACCGGTGCAGAACCCACTCAGGCGTTGATCGAAGAATTGGGAGTGGACAATGTCTACTGGACAGCAGCACAGCTGGGCGCAATCTCAAATGACACATTCCTGGCTACTGTAGAGACACTTGGTGCAGTTCCTGACTTCAGTGCAGAGCAGCTGGATGTGCTTAGTCAAAAAGCAGTAGAGGTAATGATCCGTTCATTTAAGGAGGAAAGGACATTACTGATGGAGTCACAGAAGTCACTTTATCATCtcgatttgatttgttttagtcTTGGCTTTAATTAACTGTAGAGTTGACGGGAAGAGTGCTGCAGTAAGGTTCTGAATGGGTTTATTATAGTCTGGAGATAGTTAAACTTTGtgatttactttttaaaaagcacTGCCACCGCTTcttaaacaaagcaaaaacaaaaggaactggactgaaactgaaagttcaatgaatgagtgaaataaaaCGTCTCGGCCAAAACAAAGATAACCTGTCCTGCTTTTCCCAATATTTCCCTCTGCATCCCTCAGCAAAGCCATAtctcattttaacacatttcttcCTACAGAAATTTCCAAAGGATCCATAGATATGAATGGGAATCCCAAATTTGTGTGGTTATAATTGCTTATGTCGGAAGGAGTCCCACATTTTGGATGTGATACATCAGTCACCAGCTGTTTAaagtatgtctgtgtgtgtgtgtgcgtctgcaggCCTTTGGTCCAGTGTCGCAGATGACTGAGAGTGTGGTTCTGCAGCTGGGATGCATAACTCAAGCTTTCCCCAACTCCGACCTGGAGAATCTCCCCTTCGCTCTGGACTCTCTGGAGGAAATTGCCCGCTGTGGCTGGAGAGACTCACAGGTGAAATAGAGAAAGAGCTTCACATGTTTGCAGCTATCATGTTCATTAAACTCATGATATGACTCGTGTCTCGATAGCTGCAGCCGGTGTGGAAGGGTGTTGCTAAATATAACAACCTGACAGCGCAGCAGCTGGGAGCTCCAGAGATGGTAGCGCTGAACCGGTTCATCTGTGGCCTAAACTCCAACGAGATCAGTCAGCTCAGCACGGACGCCTTCAAGTAGGTGCACCATGCACCCAATGGTTATTGTAGTTTTAATAGACTTTACTGACATTATGTCTGAATGTCATACATCTAAAAGAACGCttcaaacacaaatgcaaaagaaatgaCAGCCCTTCTTCTTAAGAGTAATGTGTCATTTAATCTAGTCGTATGTGAACATTTGTGTCACAGAGATGCCGTGGGCTCCCTGAATGGTCTCCACTGCTCCTACCAGGCCATCCAGCAGTTTAAAAGTCTGGCTGTGGCTGCGTATGGAGATCCCGACACCTGGACTGCAGCACAAGTGTCAGACTTGGGCAACTTTGTTGGTAAGACCGTCATCTCTGCTCTCTGCCATCAGCAGGAAACCAAATTTCTCAAAAGTGCTGTAAGTTAGTGGCTGGTGTTCTACCGGATGATTGTGAATTGTGAATGATTGTGTCTCCCTCAGCTGGTTTGGATGCCGCTGAGTTGGCTTCTTTGGACTCATCAGTCTTGCCATTTTTGAGCCAGTCTTCTATTCCACTCATTCCTCCAAAAAGCCTCGCTGTAAGTAACTTCCTCTGAACTTTGTCAGCAGTTTTTGCCAACTAACAGTTCATCACCCTCTCAGCAGCAAACAGGACATTTAGTAACTATCTGGGAACATAGAAGAGCATTTAACAACTGAAGAGACAGATATTTCCGCAGACTCCACCAACAGAGCTACATATGAATGACTAATTAGCTCTGTTATAGTCCAATCATTTTGATTGGACCCATCTGGTGGACACATGGGGTGATGTTATGTGAATTTTGTGGTCATTAGTCATCATCTGACTGCAAGTGGCCAGTTAcctgattttaattttataaaatCATCTTTGATATTCTTAATGACGCAATCTTACTCTCAGCTAGTAAAAGTGTTTGCTTCTTAAATTGTagttaaatgtatttgaaaTCAGATCTAATCATCTGTGATGACACACGTGCAAAACACATAGTACAACATATAGTGTATTTCTATGCAACACAaaactgtataaacacagtGTTGATTGCAGGATTTCTCTTGTGATTGATACTCACATTCATATATCGATTACAACCTTTCCTTCCAGGAACTCTCCGCCGCTCAGCTTAAAGCCCTCGGGCCCGACAACGCTGCTATGGTGACCAGTGAACAGCAGGCTGCACTGACGGAGGATCAGCGTGCTTCCCTTGAAAAGGCTGCAACCGGGTCTCGTGACCGATCTCAACCAGTCCCGACCAATGTGGAGTCAGGTACGAGGACACCGACTGTTAAAACACCAGTGGATCCAGAACAGCTTTTAAtctgacaataaaaaatataattcatcTGTGGGACACTAAAAGGTTGTAAATCATAAACTGCAAATCTCacttaatgtatttaaagttgCTAAAAATCCTAAATCTGTGAGTGTCCAGCTCCTGtgttcacacagtcacattacacacacatacagtcttTGCTGTTCCAGGTTTTAAATTTATACTTATAactaacacatttttaaaaaccatTTAACTACACGAGGACTAACGTCAGCATGTTAGCCTGAACGCTAATCTCGAAAAGCCTGTGAAGTCACTATCAACGGcgcttttatttaaaattatgcGCACGTTCTTCCAAATAAGGTACAAATTAAATATTGCCAACTTACTGAACATGGTAACTGTAACACACAGACGACACTGTTGGATATCTGGGAAATAATGTTAAAGAACAAACTTAGAATTACTACCCGTCACCATAAGCGCCACCAAAATCAATGAAACCAAGATCTTTAAGATTTAAGCCActttaaatcacatttgaagacattttgtAAGTAGACACTTAGTCATGAGCTCACTATGACAATTTAAAATGCGGCTTCCAAGTGGCCAATACTGAGTGGACAATGAGAGTGTGTGGTTCACAGGCAAATAACTcaataaatttacatttttactttgacGAGTCAAAGCGTGCGACGCCGGAGGAAAATATAGACATTCAAAATAGCCAGACTCATAACTTTTCCAGGgagactgtaataaaaaaaacaacaacttgtattgtgtttctgtgtcattcTCCCATCCAGGAGCTCCATCCCTGAGCGTGGAGGGGATCTCCGCCTACATGAAGCCCctcctgtttcttttcatgggtttcctgctgctgtgagagCAGAGTCGCTGCACCTGCAGGAGCTTTAGTTAAGCACAAATACGTAGCCTCCTCTTCTGAGACGTTATCATTGTTACACACTTAACACAGCTCTTCCTAATGTAGCTTACTTGTGCTGAAGGCATGTGTTGCGTAGATTAATTGCCACCCATAATTCATGTACGATTGTAGGAATGTGGCTATAGTACTCATCAACTAACTATAAGATGTGTAAgattcatttagttttcagttttaaatcatCTGTTCTATATTTCTAAGAAAGTATATTTTAACtaactgaagagaaataatgTCTGATACACTCCGTGTGGGTCTATTATTAGATTGATTTAATATGTACATCATGACAAATTACTGAATTCAATAAAGACTACTAATATACACACATGATGAAAGATTCTACTTGGAGAAGAAAGGTAAGTTTATGCCAGTGTGCTagtttttattcaactttttttttttttttaaataaacatttggtTAGGCAAATCTTCTGTCGATGCAAAAAGCAGATACTCTAAAAGAGAACAGTGTGTGTTAAGGCATTGGATTATCtcctgaggaaagaaaaaaaaaaacaagtctacAAGGAGTACGGTACATTACAGGGGGGAGGCGCTTTTACAACGTTGCCTCCGTCTGTGGACATTACTGGTGTGTGGTCAGAAATATTCCAGAGAACTAGCACCTCACCACAGAGGGAGGCATCACTACATGTAAAGATGAAATCATAACGAAGCACTCACGACAAAACACTCGCCACGGCCTAGTCCTCTTTGTCTCATGCAACCATTTCGTTGAACGTTTTCACGTAACACAACCTGATCTGTGTCACCACGAGGAAACATCTGATTGGATTTCTTCAGCCTGTTGCGTAGAACAAagattgatttttcttttttaccaaaGTCTGAAAACGTTCAACATACTCTCATGTTCTCAGAAAAGCATAAGAAATACATACATCTGTTTACAGCATTTCCATTAAGACGCATACACTCAgatgccagttcattaggtacactagtgaaaacaaatacagtcCAATATAACAATCTCGAAATAAATCTTTGTGACGTTTAAGGAATTGAGCGCGAGTTACAAAACAACTGAGAGCCGtcgattcaactgtgttttcattatggAGTCTGTAGTTTGTGGTACTCATCAATTGTGCTGTACCagcatgtttctgttattttgacgaCCCCGCTTTAGtaacagaaataacaaaaacactttagttCTTTGAACTcgatccagtttaacagcaccacagactACATCCTCCAACAATGAACACGATAACCTCcgtgaagctaagatttaacGCAGGGCTGTGATGTCAGAATTGAGTAGTTTTTGCTAGTGTCCCCTTGCATATcgataaaaacacatatttttgcTTCCGTCTCTCGCTCACTGAGAGGGAAGAAATCTGTTAATCTGGCGTAAATACAGTACATTCCATTTTAAAACTCACTTCAACAGTTTGAAAGTTTCACCCCAGTACACATAGTGTCAGATAACTGCTGACCATTTTCCAAAGCTTCGAGTTTTTGGATTGAATTCCTGTTTTGCAGATGGTAATTGGTCCTATTTGACTTAACGTGCAACAGAAACATACATGTGCAGGGCCTCTCCCTTAGTCGAGATTCTCAATAAGAGGCAGCACTTTCACATTTATTCCAGATGTCTTCTCAGGTGTCGTGCCACCATGAAcgtttaaccctaaccctgtctAGCAGTGGGGATACCCAGCGTGCTTCTAATGTATGTGATCTGTGTAAAattacactgcctggccaaaataAAAGGTCATgcactctaatatttcattggacaACCTTCAGGTtggattacagcagcattcagcGTGGCACTGTTTCAATAAGAAGCTCCTGCAACGTCTCAAGattcatttccatccagtgttgcattcatttttcaccaagatcttgtaatGATGGTGgaagagtctgaccactgatcaaAGTCTTCTACCACTCTTCCACaatctgagccccatgaatcctgacgTTATCGTCTTAGAAAATGCTAATGAcctcagagaagaaaaaaatcaattgatGTGAATAACCTgttcattcagtatattcagggagtcagctgacctcattctttgggcataatgttgctgaacctggacctgagaaGCTGCatcaaccccagatcatagcactgcccccacagacTGGTACAGTAGATACTAGacatgatgggggcatcacttcatctgcctctcttcttaccccgatgccccatcactctggactcatcagaccacatgaccttcttccattgatcCAGAGTATATCCAGAATATTTATGCTAGCTAGCAAACTAAAGTCTTTTTTCCAGTTAACCTCACTGATTATTGGTTTTCTTAACACCTTGAGTTCCCTTTGCACTGTATGTGTGGAAATGATCTTACTTTCACAATTAAACAAAGCCCTGAGTTCCACTGTTGATCAATCagggttaataataataatgagtcggacagttcttaacccaattttagtccATGGGACCACGAccaaccacaggatgtgtctttccacgtggttgtttaagaaatgagaagctactcattgcatcattgcatcagttgggcttaaataacttgtttccagctgaaagataatcacccatgcagtaactATCCAACAGGAGGCTTGTATCTCTTTGCTAAGTTAAATAcaggggtgattttttttttttttttggccagacaatgtatattaaaaagtaaagtttCAGCCCAAATGAATTGGGAATCtatcaaaagtattttttttttttttgtacgaaATATCCTTTTCGTGTTAGTGTCCCTACACTGCAGTGAGGAAACATTGTGAAAACCCGAACAGGAAATTAAATGTAACACCCagtatgtgtaaatatattctCATATACATGCTGAAAGCCAGTGATTGTAGTTAAGGTAATAATCTAAAACATCGCTTAACGCTTTGGAAAATGGCTGGCCTTAAGTTAAACATGTACTTAATAATAAGTGAATCATCATATTCTAAACCACAGCAATtattctctaaaaaaaaaaaaggtaaaaaaaaagaacaaacaaataaaaaatcttctCAGTaggatgaaaataatgaaatctaaacaGATGCGTCGTTTAtcaactttcatttaaaaacagccgTCACAATCACAGCGGGATTAGAAACATGATTACGCGTTCACAGCGGTGAACCGGTCTGAACAGGAAGGAGCCTTAATCTCATCAGTATCATTACTGAGAAGAGAAATGCAGCATTAGGTCCTGAGTTTCAGAAGGTCAAGGACCACCTTGAACAGTGAGAATCACCATCTTTGGTTAAATCAGTGCATAGGTGCATAACTTTCATGAGAATTCAACAATAAACAGGCACTTCTTCTTTAACCACCTATGGACTCACCgacattttctttcttgtatttGCTATCTTAGGTAGTTTTTCCTGCGTTCCTCGCACTGATAAAAGCCATACCATGAGTCCTGAAGTGTGTGTTCAGATCTGAGGCCTTTTCAAAGTGTTTGCCACACACCTTACAGGCCAGTGCGCCCTCCTCTTCTTTCAGCTGACCGGTGAAGGGGTGACTGGAGGGCGAGGCCGGCGCCGAACCGTTCAGAGAACTCTTATCGTCGCGGTTACCAGAAGGAGCCGCCTGCACGCCGAGGGACTGCTGGTTGTCGGGGCACACGTCTTTCACTCTGTGGGTGATGAAGCGATGGCGCGAGAGAGAAGAGGTGGACGTGAAGCAGGCGCCACACGTCAGACACTGCAGACTGCCGGCCTCTCCTCTCTTGTGCTGGCCGATGTGCTCCAGGAAGGTGGCCTGGTCCTCTGTGGTGAAGCCGCAGGGGGCGCAGCGATATCCAGACTCGGGAAGTGAGTAGGGCGCAGAGGACGAAGCGCGCACCTTCTTCACCGGACTTATCCCGTCCGCGGACTCTTCGTCCGGTTCCATCTTCACGGCTCCTCTGCGTTTCCGGCGAGGGCCCAAACTGCCGTCCTGCTCTGACGAGCTGTCGGCCTCATTCCCACCTCCCTTTGACAAGAACATATAAAGACCGTTTAGAAAAAACATCTCCCCGTCTCCCTTCTCATAAGAGATGCAGAGTCAGTGGCTTACCACTGGTGTGTCCCGGCTCATAGCGTCCATCCTGTGTCTCAGCTGAACGTGCCTCTCCAACATTGCTCGGCTGCCGAAGGTTTTCTTACCCTCGGCACAAAACCTAAACACGTACACATCACGTATAATCACAAATCTTATGATTGAATCATTACAGAGCACGTTGGAGAAGacattgctttttttcccccactggtTTTAAGGCATCCTACGTACACATTTAAAGTTCTACCAGGCAATTATAGCGGTGGTTTCAAACCCTTGGGTTGTAGACGTGCAGTGGGCCTCAAGTCCTGGGGGTGGCTATCGTTAAGGCTTTATCTGACAAAccggtacttttgaaacggtgctggtgcttaaaaaatggaaatcatACGCCTCTTgattttttaaggcattttgtgatgtgcaacTTGGACagaatgttaatttaaataatataaatacaactaatgAAATCAAATTCACAATAAACCATCATATTTATGATAAAAAACAGTGGCGTGGGGTCTTGTAGGCTATCAAAGAAAGTACATgtttaagcttttaaaaaaaaatgccatgcgtcgtcagatgtttaatcaaattcaagGTGTTACTtcccttgcacaatatctcTAGATATCGTGCATATCTAATATCTAGAGCCAAACTTTTGACAGTTTTGCAACAGAGCTAAAGGGCTGATAATTAAAAGTCAGTGGCACAGAAAAGAAGCACCGTGATCTGCGTTGCGTTTCGGTCTGGTTACCACCGTCTGCACCAGCACCGGGGCCTTTATGGTTCGGAGTATCGGTACACATCCCTACTAAGGCAGGGTTGAAAAGGAAAACCCTCCTGATGACAGCTTGAGAATTCGGACAAACAACCATCGCCTGGTGCCTCACAGCGGCGACGACTTACGAGAGATACTCACTGGCAGCGAAAGCCGCGACTCACGGTTTTGTGCTTATCTCTGATGTGTCGCCTCAtgctggaggtggtggtgaaGGAGCTCTCGCATTTGTTACAAGGAAACTTCTTCAGAatctacacaacacaaaaacacacttatTGCAACGTGAGTGCATTTGCTGCAGCTGGatgcaaaatcaaaataataaatgttgacGGTGGACTTTCACACCTTGCCGTGCTGTTCACTCATGTGAGCAATGTAGTCTTCTCGATCCGTGTAGCGCGTGTGGCAGGACGTGCACTTCCACCCCGAGGGGGTCTTTATTCTTTCTACCttgattttctgttgtttctcttcattCATCGATTCTTCCCCATCTGAGCTGTCTAACTTCGCAGACGGCCGTGGACGAGAAGAAGTAGTTGGAGGCAAAGGCAACTCTCCCTTTAATGCGGGAGCCTTGTGGGTCTAAGGAACAGTGAGCGGTAAAATGAGATGCCGATGATGTTActaggctgttttttttttgtcttaacaTCGACTGAAACACATCTCAACACCCAGAACACGAGCGTATATTTACCTTGAAATGGTCCAGTAGGGAACTCCTCTGAGAAAACAGCTTGGTGCACTGAGGGCATTTAAACACATGCACCTTCTGATTTGTTAAATGAGTGTCAAAGTGGACGTACAGCAGAGGCTTCTGTGTGAAAACTGTGTCACACATGACACACTTGTAGATCAACCTGCAAAGGAAGGAAAACTGGGTCAATTACATTAAAGGAAGACACGAAGTTGAGAatgtacatgcacatacatgGTCTGCCTTTCGTTAAGTGCTGGATGCTGCGCGGTTATGTGGTTCTGTATGCTGGGGGCAGATTTGAAAGCCATGGGGCAGCTGGGGCACTTGTGGAACATGTCACAGTGAGCCTGTTGGATGTGAGACTTTACTGAGTTCAACCCTCCGAACACCACCAGGCAACTGGAACATCTGGGGAACGAAACGCAACACGATTAGTGTAAGAGCACGGTTTTGCCTCGATTCATTTAAACCGTGAGGACAAAGTCGCACCTGTACCCAATGCGGCGGGAAAAGTGCAAACAGGTCTCGTTCAGATGTGTTTGAAATAGTGACTGCTTGCCGGTGAAGCCACACTCTGGGCAGACGTGCGGCGAGAGGCCTTG contains:
- the otoa gene encoding otoancorin, whose translation is MTPKGGTGFFLLLMACITLAMPAAVKPANKVDHMDICKQLMMKCLDKGYPIPQMTDLTPIFNNSDVPADGRNSDQSNTLLSTFLDVLNLVPGVKDRNTRSLLFMDVTKQMTNKMWNSSQLSAVIKLMRNSSNPSMCYIQAFMAPMSWAALTGEGENNIDANEYDTLLWAAKPVLQDVRSSRMSLPGKVKAEHIKKMMNMLQDVYDLMSEDERTVVVDWAKDQITQNFFNCTMRRPPSDANSRSMDYCKPSVRWLDLDALTMMGPYISYLRPDDVDSSPKEKLCEFFKSAQWSKSTMRTTQMNPSLSKKFLNKIQECYSGERFPEHADKLGPLACYYYNPPNLTPDLSQKLLSQLEDCDNPLITKLKKRLVNIVMSNTSSAPDLWQLGSSVTLLTSKQLSEIPGTKLKEVLQNLRSDVQWKPSQLHALVKKQLSDKKCNEVPGEELMALQSVAEGLPSCVFKHVKAQDFLNDTEALVNISKRMRKGQLKAMLQGLRGDVNASQLVQKLSGRLLRSVSLDNLDKANITTLDQVENKTWSLPQAAFLATKLQKLKQLKYRRLHSVLQGITCKMIDNAADSDALDIALAMTETQEWLSKFQAECAAEKLFETLEKERSDFFINITKEELDMIPTLLLLRLSPWKVKDLPDSVCPVFLNKMEMANLSSLPLRSPSRPALTQRALLCLTNGTDLSGLTTADMFRLGPLLCELQPSQLRLLAPVVLNSSLQAMASCQHIPQQHREALIQLVNQTFGNSYDWSAETVESLGPLLLLDDNAVSALPNKPWMKDVLYFLKSRLPRASDALKKKLFNLTTSTSASTAARKKRQANTGTGAEPTQALIEELGVDNVYWTAAQLGAISNDTFLATVETLGAVPDFSAEQLDVLSQKAVEAFGPVSQMTESVVLQLGCITQAFPNSDLENLPFALDSLEEIARCGWRDSQLQPVWKGVAKYNNLTAQQLGAPEMVALNRFICGLNSNEISQLSTDAFKDAVGSLNGLHCSYQAIQQFKSLAVAAYGDPDTWTAAQVSDLGNFVAGLDAAELASLDSSVLPFLSQSSIPLIPPKSLAELSAAQLKALGPDNAAMVTSEQQAALTEDQRASLEKAATGSRDRSQPVPTNVESGAPSLSVEGISAYMKPLLFLFMGFLLL